The proteins below are encoded in one region of Apium graveolens cultivar Ventura chromosome 4, ASM990537v1, whole genome shotgun sequence:
- the LOC141720433 gene encoding WD repeat-containing protein LWD1: MVASSEQNQENSDDQQRRSEIYTYEAPWHVYAMNWSVRRDKTYRLAISSLLEHYHNRVEIVQLDDINGEIKPDPNLSFEHPYPPTKTIFIPDKECQKPDLFATSSDFLRIWQINSDSVELKSVLNNNRNSEFCGPLTSFDWNEAEPRRVGSSSIDTTCTIWDVERECVDTQLIAHDKEVYDIAWGGVGVFASVSADGSVRVFDLRDKEHSTIIYESSEPDTPLVRLGWNKQDPRYMATIIMDSAKVVVLDIRFPTLPVVELQRHQASANAIAWAPHSSCHICTAGDDSQALIWDLSTMGQPVEGGLDPILAYTAGAEIEQLQWSSSQPDWVAIAFSNKLQILRV, encoded by the coding sequence ATGGTAGCAAGCAGCGAGCAAAACCAAGAAAACTCCGACGACCAACAACGCCGCTCCGAGATCTACACCTACGAAGCCCCATGGCACGTCTACGCTATGAACTGGAGCGTCCGTCGCGACAAAACCTACCGTCTCGCCATTTCTAGTCTTCTCGAACACTACCACAACCGTGTCGAAATCGTTCAACTCGACGACATCAACGGCGAGATCAAACCCGACCCGAATCTCTCTTTCGAACACCCCTACCCACCCACCAAAACCATTTTCATTCCCGACAAAGAATGTCAGAAGCCCGATCTTTTCGCTACTTCGAGTGACTTTTTAAGGATCTGGCAGATCAATTCTGACTCGGTCGAGTTGAAATCGGTGTTGAATAATAATAGGAACAGTGAGTTTTGTGGGCCCCTTACTTCTTTTGATTGGAATGAAGCCGAGCCTCGTCGGGTCGGGTCGAGTAGTATTGATACTACTTGTACGATTTGGGATGTGGAGAGGGAATGTGTGGATACGCAATTGATTGCGCATGATAAAGAGGTTTATGATATTGCTTGGGGTGGTGTGGGTGTTTTTGCTTCTGTTTCGGCGGATGGGTCGGTTAGGGTTTTTGATTTGAGGGATAAGGAGCATTCTACCATCATTTACGAGAGTTCCGAGCCAGATACGCCTTTAGTTAGATTAGGTTGGAATAAGCAGGATCCTAGGTATATGGCTACTATTATTATGGATAGTGCTAAGGTTGTGGTTCTTGATATTAGGTTTCCGACATTGCCTGTTGTGGAGTTGCAAAGGCATCAGGCTAGTGCCAATGCAATTGCGTGGGCACCACATAGTAGTTGTCATATTTGTACTGCCGGGGATGATTCACAGGCGTTGATTTGGGATCTTTCGACTATGGGGCAGCCGGTGGAAGGTGGGTTGGATCCCATTTTGGCCTATACGGCTGGAGCGGAGATTGAGCAGTTGCAGTGGTCTTCGTCGCAGCCGGATTGGGTTGCTATTGCGTTTTCCAATAAGCTTCAGATTCTGAGGGTATGA